A window of the Streptomyces sp. NBC_01351 genome harbors these coding sequences:
- a CDS encoding bifunctional 5,10-methylenetetrahydrofolate dehydrogenase/5,10-methenyltetrahydrofolate cyclohydrolase: MDGTALARRISEQTAAYAAKITERTGTAPCLATVLVGEDPASVTYVRMKQNRCVKAGITSRHVELPAETTTEELVATLTALSEDPEISGILLQHPVPHHIDERAAFEAIAPGKDVDGVTMHSFAAMGFGLPGFVSCTPGGIMRLLAAYDVDLTGKHAVVVGRSAILGKPAGMLLLEQNATVTYCHSRTVDLPSIVRQADVLVAAVGKAEFIRGEDIKPGAVVLDAGYNEGNVGDVHFESAAARASLITPVPGGVGPMTIAVLLEQTVQAAAAQAGLDLADL; this comes from the coding sequence ATGGACGGCACCGCCCTCGCCCGCCGCATCTCGGAGCAGACCGCCGCCTACGCGGCGAAGATCACCGAGCGCACCGGCACCGCGCCCTGCCTCGCGACCGTGCTGGTCGGCGAGGACCCCGCCTCCGTGACCTACGTCCGCATGAAGCAGAACCGTTGCGTCAAGGCCGGGATCACCTCCCGCCACGTGGAGCTGCCGGCCGAGACCACCACCGAGGAACTGGTGGCCACCCTCACCGCGCTCTCCGAGGACCCGGAGATCAGCGGCATCCTGCTCCAGCACCCCGTCCCGCACCACATCGACGAGCGCGCCGCCTTTGAGGCCATCGCCCCCGGCAAGGACGTCGACGGGGTCACCATGCACTCCTTCGCCGCCATGGGCTTCGGGCTGCCGGGCTTCGTCTCCTGCACCCCCGGCGGCATCATGCGGCTGCTCGCCGCCTACGACGTGGACCTGACCGGCAAGCACGCCGTGGTCGTCGGCCGCAGCGCGATCCTGGGCAAGCCGGCCGGGATGCTGCTGCTGGAGCAGAACGCCACCGTGACCTACTGCCACTCCCGCACCGTGGACCTCCCGTCGATCGTGCGCCAGGCGGACGTGCTGGTCGCCGCCGTCGGCAAGGCCGAGTTCATCCGGGGCGAGGACATCAAGCCGGGCGCCGTGGTCCTGGACGCCGGGTACAACGAGGGCAACGTCGGCGACGTCCACTTCGAGTCGGCCGCCGCCCGCGCCTCGCTGATCACCCCCGTCCCGGGCGGTGTCGGCCCGATGACCATCGCCGTGCTGCTGGAGCAGACCGTGCAGGCGGCCGCGGCGCAGGCCGGGCTGGACCTCGCGGACCTCTGA
- a CDS encoding ATP-binding protein, with protein sequence MQAAVAVTPAQIPELLLGLATVRPVFLWGAPGIGKSSLVRKFADSIGLECVSLLGTQLAPEDLIGVPQIRDGRSVFCPPEAIARDEPYCLFLDELNAASPDVQKAFYSLILDRRIGSYELPEGSVVIGAGNRATDNALARPIASALVNRLTHVHLTASAQDWLVWAGENGIHPWITDYLTDRPDHLWSQPPKTEEPFSTPRSWHMLSDALHSFGAGLDELTLKVIAHGTLTPAHAVSFCGYAKIVRHTFGIEAIMKGDAGWPRGLADRDLLYYLAEAFRGRLLKELPAQKEHVSPAMRQSAYRFKSLLVQLAEISVEVAQTVIADDADGLPVLPGWFLVEAARDMPRLVEARR encoded by the coding sequence GTGCAGGCCGCCGTTGCCGTCACCCCCGCCCAGATCCCCGAACTGCTCCTCGGCCTCGCCACCGTGCGGCCCGTCTTCCTCTGGGGCGCGCCCGGAATCGGCAAGTCCTCGCTCGTACGGAAGTTCGCCGACTCCATCGGCCTGGAATGCGTGAGCCTCCTCGGTACGCAGCTCGCCCCCGAGGACCTCATCGGCGTACCGCAGATCCGTGACGGCCGGTCCGTCTTCTGCCCGCCCGAGGCCATCGCGCGCGACGAGCCGTACTGCCTGTTCCTCGACGAGCTCAACGCCGCGAGCCCCGATGTGCAGAAGGCCTTCTACTCGCTGATCCTGGACCGCCGCATCGGCTCCTACGAGCTTCCCGAAGGCTCCGTGGTCATCGGCGCCGGAAACCGGGCGACCGACAACGCGCTGGCCCGGCCCATCGCCTCGGCCCTCGTCAACCGCCTCACCCACGTGCACCTGACGGCCTCCGCGCAGGACTGGCTGGTCTGGGCCGGGGAGAACGGCATCCACCCCTGGATCACCGACTACCTCACCGACCGCCCGGACCACCTCTGGTCCCAGCCGCCCAAGACCGAGGAGCCGTTCTCCACCCCGCGCTCCTGGCACATGCTCTCCGACGCCCTGCACTCCTTCGGCGCCGGCCTCGACGAGCTGACCCTGAAGGTGATCGCCCACGGCACCCTCACCCCGGCGCACGCCGTCTCCTTCTGCGGCTACGCGAAGATCGTCCGCCACACCTTCGGCATCGAGGCGATCATGAAGGGCGACGCTGGCTGGCCGCGCGGCCTGGCGGACCGGGACCTGCTGTACTACCTGGCCGAGGCCTTCCGGGGACGGCTGCTCAAGGAGCTCCCGGCGCAGAAGGAACACGTCTCGCCCGCCATGCGGCAGTCCGCGTACCGCTTCAAGTCGCTGCTCGTGCAGCTCGCGGAGATCTCCGTCGAGGTCGCCCAGACCGTCATCGCCGACGACGCCGACGGCCTGCCCGTGCTGCCCGGCTGGTTCCTCGTCGAGGCGGCCCGGGACATGCCCCGCCTGGTCGAGGCGCGTCGATGA
- a CDS encoding phage holin family protein yields MVLVWAVSTLTMLALAGILPDFRLQSGDGDSITQIGLTAAWGAGAFGLLSALVWPVLVRALLLVPALVLGLLVFFLNGSLLLIALSLIPAGRGQVAPETAVVVAAVMSAVASATSTALAVRDDEAYRRRLYRLADRRRRRQRREGAEGAGESAPGLVFLQLDGVGYEALRGAAAGGLMPTVAGWLESSHRLASWRTDWSSQTGASQLGILHGSTYDVPAFRWYEKDTGEVVVCNRPASAAELQRRATARTGDGGLLTRDGASRGNLFSGGADQLALVLSVAARRGRANRSRAGYFAYFSDPANAVRTAVSFVAEVGREIGQSVRSGMRGETPRVSRGGLYPLIRAFATVVERDVVVAAVIGDVLAGRAAVYADLVAYDEVAHHSGPHGHDTDRVLERLDRSIALIARVAEHAPREYRIVLLSDHGQSPGETFLGRYGLTLKDLVRAGCGLPVSRRAGRTRSGAEARAAVLTALHRPVEAGEEAHPKPGTDPVVLASGNLGLISFPDVPGRASRQRIERAHPALLATLANHPGVGFLLVDGEVLGPDGAVARLDVPGEAEALLAPLGPGAAEAVRRTDAFPHVADIMVNSAYDPATGAVHAFEEQIGSHGGLGGEQGHPFLMWPTDLTQPPTDLVGAEAVHSVLRHWLREAEHDGPQIPLIPYAAPEPTS; encoded by the coding sequence ATGGTCCTCGTATGGGCGGTGTCCACCCTGACCATGCTCGCCCTGGCCGGGATCCTGCCGGACTTCCGCCTCCAGTCCGGCGACGGCGACAGCATCACGCAGATCGGCCTGACCGCCGCCTGGGGAGCGGGGGCCTTCGGCCTGCTGAGCGCCCTGGTCTGGCCCGTGCTCGTACGGGCCCTGCTACTGGTGCCCGCCCTCGTGCTCGGGCTGCTCGTCTTCTTCCTCAACGGCTCGCTGCTCCTCATAGCGCTGAGCCTGATTCCCGCCGGGCGGGGCCAAGTGGCGCCCGAGACCGCCGTCGTCGTGGCCGCCGTGATGTCCGCCGTCGCCTCGGCCACCTCCACGGCGCTCGCCGTGCGCGACGACGAGGCGTACCGCAGGCGGCTCTACCGGCTCGCCGACCGGCGGCGCCGCAGGCAGCGCCGGGAGGGCGCGGAGGGAGCGGGTGAGTCCGCGCCCGGACTGGTCTTCCTCCAGCTCGACGGCGTCGGGTACGAGGCACTGCGCGGTGCCGCGGCCGGCGGGCTGATGCCCACGGTCGCCGGGTGGCTGGAGAGCAGCCACCGCCTCGCGTCCTGGCGTACGGACTGGTCGAGCCAGACCGGCGCCAGCCAGCTCGGCATCCTGCACGGCTCCACCTACGACGTGCCCGCCTTCCGCTGGTACGAGAAGGACACCGGCGAGGTGGTGGTGTGCAATCGGCCCGCCAGCGCCGCCGAGCTCCAGCGGCGCGCGACGGCGCGCACCGGCGACGGCGGACTCCTCACCCGGGACGGGGCGAGCCGGGGCAACCTGTTCAGCGGCGGCGCCGACCAGCTGGCGCTCGTCCTGTCAGTGGCGGCCCGGCGCGGCCGGGCGAACCGCTCCCGCGCGGGCTACTTCGCGTACTTCTCCGACCCGGCCAACGCCGTGCGCACCGCGGTGTCCTTCGTCGCCGAGGTGGGCCGGGAGATCGGCCAGTCGGTACGGTCCGGGATGCGCGGGGAGACCCCGAGGGTGTCGCGCGGCGGGCTGTACCCGCTGATCCGGGCCTTCGCGACCGTGGTCGAACGGGACGTGGTCGTGGCCGCGGTGATCGGCGACGTGCTGGCCGGCCGCGCCGCGGTCTACGCCGACCTGGTCGCCTACGACGAGGTCGCCCACCACTCCGGCCCGCACGGCCACGACACCGACCGGGTCCTGGAGCGCCTGGACCGGAGCATCGCGCTGATCGCCCGGGTCGCCGAGCACGCGCCGCGGGAGTACCGGATCGTGCTCCTCTCCGACCACGGACAGAGCCCGGGGGAGACCTTCCTGGGCCGCTACGGGCTGACCCTGAAGGACCTGGTCCGGGCCGGCTGCGGGCTGCCGGTCTCCCGCCGGGCCGGCCGCACCCGCAGCGGGGCCGAGGCCCGCGCCGCCGTACTGACCGCGCTGCACCGGCCGGTGGAGGCGGGCGAGGAGGCCCACCCGAAGCCGGGCACCGACCCGGTGGTGCTCGCCTCCGGCAACCTCGGGCTGATCTCCTTCCCCGACGTCCCGGGCCGCGCCTCGCGGCAGCGCATCGAGCGGGCCCACCCCGCCCTGCTGGCCACCCTCGCGAACCACCCCGGGGTGGGCTTCCTCCTGGTCGACGGAGAGGTGCTCGGCCCCGACGGGGCGGTGGCCCGGCTGGACGTCCCCGGCGAGGCGGAGGCCCTGCTGGCCCCCCTCGGCCCGGGCGCGGCCGAGGCCGTCCGGCGGACCGACGCCTTCCCGCACGTGGCCGACATCATGGTCAACTCGGCGTACGACCCGGCCACGGGCGCGGTCCACGCCTTCGAGGAGCAGATCGGCTCGCACGGCGGCCTGGGCGGCGAGCAGGGGCACCCCTTCCTGATGTGGCCGACGGACCTGACGCAGCCGCCGACGGACCTGGTGGGCGCGGAAGCGGTCCACAGCGTCCTGCGCCACTGGCTCCGCGAAGCGGAACACGACGGCCCCCAGATCCCCCTGATCCCCTACGCGGCTCCGGAACCGACCTCATGA
- a CDS encoding DedA family protein — protein MTWREIAAAAGQVPPETTQQAVGYPALFVLVALGALVPVIPTGALVSTAAVVAFHHRAPLLGLLLVFAVAALAAFAGDVALYWLGQRGVRSRGGSRWLERLRVRATPERLEQARTKLREHGAQVLVVSRLVPAGRIPVMLACLLSELPLRLFARGDGPACLAWAATYGLIGILGGSLFAEPWKGVALAVGLTLVISVGPALWRRVRG, from the coding sequence GTGACCTGGCGCGAGATCGCCGCGGCGGCCGGGCAGGTCCCGCCGGAGACCACCCAGCAGGCGGTGGGGTACCCGGCGTTGTTCGTGCTGGTCGCGCTGGGTGCGCTGGTTCCGGTGATCCCGACCGGGGCGCTGGTGAGTACGGCGGCGGTGGTGGCGTTCCATCACCGGGCGCCGCTACTGGGACTGTTGCTGGTGTTCGCGGTGGCGGCGCTGGCGGCCTTCGCCGGGGACGTCGCCCTGTACTGGCTGGGGCAGCGCGGGGTGCGTTCGCGGGGCGGCTCGCGCTGGTTGGAGCGGCTGCGGGTGCGGGCCACGCCGGAGCGGCTGGAGCAGGCGCGGACGAAGCTGCGCGAGCACGGGGCGCAGGTCCTGGTGGTCTCCCGGCTGGTCCCCGCGGGGCGCATCCCGGTGATGCTGGCCTGCCTGCTGTCGGAGCTCCCGCTGCGCCTCTTCGCCCGCGGCGACGGCCCGGCCTGCCTCGCCTGGGCGGCCACGTACGGGCTGATCGGCATCCTGGGCGGCTCCCTGTTCGCCGAGCCGTGGAAGGGCGTGGCCCTGGCGGTGGGCCTGACCCTCGTGATCAGCGTGGGCCCGGCGCTCTGGCGGCGGGTGCGCGGCTGA
- a CDS encoding SRPBCC family protein: MSAISNTIEISRTPEDVFAYVTNPTHLPEWQDSAVSAVPMGDLPVHVGSKVVVTRQFGKRRIPTTMEFTELDPPRSWHIHGLDGPVRPEVQGTIEPLDGGTRSRVTLSVDFEGHGMGRALVPLAVKPMLRKEMPRSEEKLKNLLEHTAA; this comes from the coding sequence ATGTCCGCGATCAGCAACACCATCGAGATCTCCCGCACGCCGGAAGACGTCTTCGCCTACGTCACCAACCCCACGCACCTGCCGGAGTGGCAGGACAGTGCCGTATCCGCCGTGCCCATGGGCGACCTCCCCGTCCACGTCGGTTCGAAGGTCGTCGTCACCCGCCAGTTCGGCAAGCGGAGGATCCCCACGACCATGGAGTTCACGGAACTCGACCCGCCGAGGAGCTGGCACATCCACGGCCTCGACGGGCCGGTGCGCCCGGAGGTCCAGGGAACCATCGAACCCCTCGACGGCGGGACCCGCTCCCGCGTCACCCTGTCCGTCGACTTCGAGGGCCACGGCATGGGCAGGGCCCTCGTCCCCCTCGCGGTGAAGCCCATGCTCCGCAAGGAGATGCCCCGGAGCGAGGAGAAGCTGAAGAACTTGCTGGAGCACACCGCAGCCTGA
- a CDS encoding vWA domain-containing protein, whose product MSGGRSRGSHGKDNRPDPATEAYTAGRLMVARNPAFAALPVEFCRRKNCRLCPATGLTAVDSNGCVHAHPTRRAEPAEWAWALAHSLLHLGFGHVPSAEDEERAQPEPHDLAARCVVVNRFLLTFPVGRAPDHLPAEYPGGDEEQLAARWRRDGIPSAFDDCGTAGHEPDQLLLRWNRSPAVQRAPDWQTAFAHALTRSVSAAMDVAGGRRDRITGVRVVQRPWDRALNWFVSSYPLLGGLAAGLTVVADAELARAQEISIAAVSATAGEIYINPLRTFDDEEWRFILAHEMLHAALRHGERCGARDPYLHNVAADYVVNGWLVEMRVGSMPEGLLYDPELQGLSVEEVYDRIAQDLRRRRRQATLRGRGAGDILGDPLPHGAQCPYADLDEFYRRGLVQGFDLHVLRERGLLPAGLIQEIRALAHPPLPWDAQLARWFDEYVPRPEPVRSYARPARRQASTPDIPRAGRYFPPEEVARCTFGVVLDTSGSMDTALLGKALGAIASYAEARDVPAARVVFCDAAPYDAGYLPPTEIAGRVRVRGRGGTELQPGIDLLHRAKDFPPGAPVLVITDGWCDTLRIRREHAFLIPQGASLPFTPRGPVFRLA is encoded by the coding sequence ATGAGCGGTGGCCGCTCCCGGGGCTCCCACGGCAAGGACAACCGGCCGGACCCGGCCACCGAGGCGTACACGGCGGGACGCCTCATGGTGGCGCGGAACCCGGCCTTCGCCGCCCTCCCGGTCGAATTCTGCCGCCGCAAGAACTGCCGGCTGTGCCCGGCCACGGGCCTGACCGCCGTCGACTCCAACGGCTGTGTCCACGCCCACCCCACCCGCCGGGCCGAGCCCGCCGAGTGGGCCTGGGCGCTGGCCCACAGCCTCCTGCACCTGGGCTTCGGCCACGTCCCGTCCGCCGAGGACGAGGAACGCGCCCAGCCGGAGCCCCACGACCTGGCCGCGCGCTGCGTCGTGGTGAACCGCTTCCTGCTGACCTTCCCGGTCGGCCGGGCCCCCGACCACCTCCCCGCCGAGTACCCCGGCGGGGACGAGGAGCAGCTGGCCGCCCGCTGGCGCCGCGACGGCATCCCGTCCGCCTTCGACGACTGCGGTACGGCGGGCCACGAGCCGGACCAGCTGTTGCTGAGGTGGAACAGGTCGCCCGCCGTCCAGCGGGCCCCCGACTGGCAGACCGCCTTCGCGCACGCCCTGACCCGCAGCGTCTCCGCCGCCATGGACGTGGCGGGCGGCCGCCGCGACCGGATCACCGGGGTGCGCGTCGTGCAACGCCCGTGGGACCGAGCGCTGAACTGGTTCGTGTCCTCGTACCCGCTGCTGGGCGGCCTGGCGGCCGGGCTGACGGTGGTCGCCGACGCCGAGCTGGCCCGCGCCCAGGAGATCTCGATCGCCGCCGTCAGCGCCACCGCCGGGGAGATCTACATCAACCCGCTGCGCACCTTCGACGACGAGGAGTGGCGGTTCATCCTGGCGCACGAGATGCTGCACGCCGCCCTGCGCCACGGCGAGCGGTGCGGCGCCCGCGATCCGTACCTGCACAACGTCGCCGCGGACTACGTGGTCAACGGCTGGCTGGTGGAGATGCGGGTCGGCAGCATGCCCGAGGGTCTGCTGTACGACCCCGAGCTCCAGGGTCTCTCGGTCGAGGAGGTCTACGACCGGATCGCCCAGGACCTGCGCCGCCGGCGTCGCCAGGCCACCCTGCGCGGCAGGGGCGCCGGGGACATCCTCGGCGATCCGCTCCCGCACGGCGCGCAGTGCCCGTACGCGGACCTCGACGAGTTCTACCGGCGAGGCCTGGTCCAGGGCTTCGACCTGCACGTGCTCAGGGAGCGCGGCCTGCTGCCCGCCGGGCTGATCCAGGAGATCCGGGCGCTGGCGCACCCCCCGCTGCCGTGGGACGCCCAGCTCGCCCGCTGGTTCGACGAGTACGTGCCACGGCCCGAGCCCGTACGGTCGTACGCGCGCCCGGCCCGCCGACAGGCCTCGACCCCGGACATCCCGCGCGCCGGCCGGTACTTCCCGCCCGAGGAGGTGGCCCGCTGCACCTTCGGCGTGGTCCTCGACACCTCGGGCTCGATGGACACCGCCTTGCTCGGCAAGGCGCTGGGCGCCATCGCCTCGTACGCGGAAGCCCGCGACGTACCGGCCGCCCGCGTCGTCTTCTGCGACGCGGCGCCGTACGACGCGGGCTATCTGCCTCCCACGGAGATCGCGGGCCGGGTGCGGGTCCGGGGCCGCGGCGGCACCGAACTGCAACCGGGCATCGACCTGCTGCACCGGGCGAAGGACTTCCCGCCCGGAGCCCCGGTCCTCGTGATCACGGACGGCTGGTGCGACACCCTGCGGATCCGGCGCGAACACGCCTTCCTGATCCCACAGGGGGCCTCCCTGCCGTTCACACCACGAGGACCGGTCTTCCGACTGGCCTGA
- a CDS encoding RNA polymerase sigma factor yields the protein MSLSPSRTFPPEIAESEALVALVERGREQGHINGDDVRQAFEAGRIPVDQWKRVLRSLNQVLDEEGVALHVSAAPATKAAAKKPRKAAAAPARTVAKKAATPPRPIGARKTAAPATATAISASPAAAAADDEVTSDTVAAEPKKRTVKKTAAKKTAVKKTAAAKKTGAKDADEGETPAAEGEDWAAEDLADEAEEETPKAGGTQGFVLSDDDEDDAPAQTVMVAGATADPVKDYLKLIGKVPLLNAEQEVELAKRIEAGLFSEYKLEEEEDHKPAFKRELEILVEDGRRAKNHLLEANLRLVVSLAKRYTGRGMLFLDLIQEGNVGLIRAVEKFDYTKGFKFSTYATWWIRQAITRAMADQSRTIRIPVHMVEIINKLARVQRQMLQDLGREPTPEELGKELDMTPEKVIEVQKYGREPISLHTPLGEEGDSEFGDLIEDSEAVVPADAVSFTFLQEQLQSILGTLSEREAGVVSMRYGLNDGQPKTLDEIGRVYGVTRERIRQIESKTMSKLRHPSRSQVLRDYLD from the coding sequence GTGTCGCTCAGCCCGTCCCGTACGTTCCCTCCGGAGATCGCCGAATCGGAGGCCCTCGTCGCGCTCGTCGAGCGCGGCCGCGAGCAGGGTCACATCAACGGTGACGACGTGCGCCAGGCCTTCGAGGCCGGTCGCATCCCGGTGGACCAGTGGAAGCGGGTCCTGCGCAGCCTGAACCAGGTCCTGGACGAGGAGGGTGTCGCCCTCCACGTCAGCGCCGCGCCCGCCACGAAGGCTGCCGCCAAGAAGCCCCGCAAGGCAGCCGCCGCCCCGGCCCGCACCGTCGCCAAGAAGGCGGCCACCCCGCCGCGCCCCATCGGCGCGCGCAAGACGGCCGCCCCGGCCACGGCCACGGCGATATCCGCTTCGCCGGCCGCTGCCGCCGCCGACGACGAGGTGACGTCCGACACGGTCGCCGCCGAGCCGAAGAAGCGCACGGTCAAGAAGACCGCCGCGAAGAAGACCGCCGTCAAGAAGACGGCCGCCGCGAAGAAGACCGGCGCCAAGGACGCCGACGAGGGCGAGACCCCGGCCGCCGAGGGCGAGGACTGGGCAGCCGAGGACCTCGCCGACGAGGCCGAGGAGGAGACCCCGAAGGCCGGCGGCACGCAGGGCTTCGTCCTGTCCGACGACGACGAGGACGACGCCCCGGCGCAGACCGTCATGGTCGCCGGTGCCACCGCCGACCCCGTCAAGGACTACCTCAAGCTCATCGGCAAGGTGCCGCTCCTCAACGCCGAGCAGGAGGTCGAGCTCGCCAAGCGCATCGAGGCGGGCCTGTTCTCCGAGTACAAGCTCGAAGAGGAGGAGGACCACAAGCCCGCGTTCAAGCGCGAGCTGGAGATCCTCGTCGAGGACGGCCGCCGCGCGAAGAACCACCTGCTGGAGGCCAACCTCCGCCTCGTGGTCTCCCTCGCGAAGCGCTACACCGGCCGCGGCATGCTCTTCCTGGACCTGATCCAGGAGGGCAACGTCGGTCTGATCCGCGCGGTGGAGAAGTTCGACTACACCAAGGGCTTCAAGTTCTCCACGTACGCGACCTGGTGGATCCGGCAGGCGATCACGCGTGCCATGGCCGACCAGTCGCGCACCATCCGCATCCCCGTCCACATGGTCGAGATCATCAACAAGCTGGCCCGTGTCCAGCGCCAGATGCTCCAGGACCTCGGCCGGGAGCCCACTCCGGAGGAGCTGGGCAAGGAACTCGACATGACCCCCGAGAAGGTCATCGAGGTCCAGAAGTACGGCCGCGAGCCGATCTCCCTGCACACCCCCCTGGGTGAGGAGGGCGACAGCGAGTTCGGTGACCTCATCGAGGACTCCGAGGCGGTCGTACCGGCCGACGCGGTCTCCTTCACCTTCCTCCAGGAGCAGCTCCAGTCCATCCTGGGCACGCTCTCGGAGCGCGAGGCGGGCGTGGTCTCCATGCGCTACGGCCTCAACGACGGCCAGCCGAAGACCCTGGACGAGATCGGCCGCGTGTACGGGGTCACCCGTGAGCGCATCCGCCAGATCGAGTCCAAGACCATGTCGAAGCTCCGCCACCCGTCGCGCTCGCAGGTGCTGCGCGACTACCTCGACTAA
- a CDS encoding POT-type proton-dependent oligopeptide transporter, translating into MRIGTGLLKPNISALVGRLYAADDDQRRDAGYSIFYMGINLGAVIAPLVVGYLGEEVNWHLGFGAAAVGMALGLGQYVLGGRRLSRQLREEPVVRLTPAERSRLRRTSSYGLVFTAVPIALMAAGHGWTCSPRRRPT; encoded by the coding sequence GTGCGCATCGGCACCGGCCTGCTCAAGCCCAACATCTCGGCCCTCGTCGGCCGGCTCTACGCCGCCGACGACGACCAGCGCCGCGACGCCGGCTACTCGATCTTCTATATGGGCATCAACCTCGGCGCGGTCATCGCCCCGCTCGTCGTCGGCTACCTCGGCGAGGAGGTCAACTGGCACCTGGGCTTCGGCGCCGCCGCCGTCGGCATGGCCCTCGGCCTCGGCCAGTACGTCCTCGGCGGCCGCAGGCTCTCCCGGCAGCTGCGCGAGGAGCCCGTGGTCCGACTCACCCCCGCCGAACGGTCCAGGCTGCGCCGCACGTCCTCGTACGGCCTGGTCTTCACGGCCGTGCCGATCGCGCTGATGGCGGCCGGGCACGGCTGGACATGTTCGCCGCGCAGAAGACCGACCTGA
- a CDS encoding methyltransferase domain-containing protein, producing MTRTFDHLVAEAESVSVDGWDFSWLDGRATEQRPSWGYQGLLRERLARVRSALDIQTGGGEVLAGAAPLPPLTAATESWPPNIDKATRLLHPLGAVVVADTDEPPLPFGDEAFELVASRHPVTIWWDEIARVLTPGGTYLSQQVGPASVFELVEYFLGRLPEEVRRGRHPDDAVADATKAGLEVVDLRSERLRTEFHDIGAVIYFLRKVIWMVPGFTVGQYRDRLRELHERIAHEGPFVAHTARFLIEARKTG from the coding sequence ATGACGCGTACTTTCGACCATCTTGTCGCGGAGGCCGAGTCGGTCTCCGTGGACGGCTGGGACTTCTCCTGGCTCGACGGCCGGGCCACCGAGCAGCGCCCCTCCTGGGGCTACCAGGGGCTGCTGCGCGAGCGTCTGGCCCGCGTCCGGTCCGCCCTGGACATCCAGACGGGCGGCGGTGAGGTCCTCGCCGGGGCCGCCCCGCTGCCCCCGCTGACGGCGGCCACCGAGTCGTGGCCGCCCAACATCGACAAGGCGACCCGGCTGCTGCATCCGCTCGGCGCGGTCGTCGTCGCGGACACCGACGAGCCTCCGCTGCCCTTCGGCGACGAGGCCTTCGAGCTGGTGGCCAGCCGGCACCCGGTGACCATCTGGTGGGACGAGATCGCACGGGTGCTGACTCCGGGCGGCACCTACCTGTCCCAGCAGGTCGGTCCGGCGAGCGTCTTCGAGCTGGTCGAGTACTTCCTGGGCCGCCTGCCCGAGGAGGTCCGGCGCGGCCGGCACCCCGACGACGCCGTGGCCGACGCCACAAAGGCCGGCCTCGAAGTCGTCGACCTCCGCTCCGAACGGCTCCGCACGGAGTTCCACGACATCGGAGCCGTGATCTACTTTCTCCGGAAGGTGATCTGGATGGTGCCCGGCTTCACGGTCGGGCAGTACCGGGACCGGCTGCGCGAGCTCCACGAACGGATCGCACACGAAGGTCCCTTCGTCGCGCACACCGCCCGCTTCCTCATCGAGGCCCGCAAAACGGGGTGA
- a CDS encoding MBL fold metallo-hydrolase, translating to MAVEITWWGHATCTVEDSGVRLLTDPLFARRLAHLRRRRGAVPPPEAAVADVVLLSHLHSDHLHLPSLARLAPGTRLLVPRGSRRAVPGLARVAGLRGLRVTEVVPGEEVDVRDGVRVRAVSARHDGRRLPFGPHLAPALGYVVQGAARTYFAGDTGLFDTMAEEVGPVDVALLPVGGWGPYLGPGHLDAGRAARALAELAPAAAVPVHYGTYWPIGMDAVRPHEFHAPGEEFARRAGRLAPKVAVRVPDHGERVRLP from the coding sequence GTGGCGGTGGAGATCACCTGGTGGGGGCATGCCACGTGCACGGTCGAGGACTCCGGGGTACGGCTGCTGACGGATCCGCTGTTCGCGCGGCGGCTCGCCCACCTGCGGCGGCGGCGCGGGGCGGTGCCCCCGCCCGAGGCTGCGGTGGCCGACGTGGTGCTGCTCTCGCACCTGCACTCCGACCACCTGCACCTGCCGTCGCTGGCGCGGCTCGCGCCCGGGACCCGGCTGCTGGTGCCCCGCGGTTCGCGCCGGGCGGTGCCGGGGCTGGCCCGGGTGGCGGGGCTGCGCGGGCTGCGGGTGACGGAGGTGGTCCCGGGCGAGGAGGTCGACGTACGGGACGGTGTGCGGGTGCGGGCGGTCAGCGCGCGGCACGACGGGCGGCGGCTGCCGTTCGGGCCGCACCTCGCACCGGCGCTCGGGTACGTGGTCCAGGGCGCGGCCCGGACCTACTTCGCCGGGGACACCGGGCTGTTCGACACGATGGCCGAGGAGGTCGGGCCGGTGGACGTGGCCCTGTTGCCGGTGGGCGGCTGGGGCCCGTACCTCGGTCCGGGGCACCTGGACGCGGGGCGGGCGGCGCGGGCGCTGGCGGAGCTGGCTCCCGCGGCGGCGGTGCCGGTGCACTACGGCACGTACTGGCCCATCGGGATGGATGCGGTGCGGCCGCACGAATTCCATGCTCCGGGCGAGGAGTTCGCGCGCCGTGCGGGGCGGCTCGCGCCGAAGGTGGCGGTGCGGGTGCCCGACCACGGGGAACGGGTTCGGCTGCCGTGA